Below is a window of Zygosaccharomyces rouxii strain CBS732 chromosome C complete sequence DNA.
AACTAATCCAATCTAATCATGAGCGCACTATTGACCTCATACGAATCCGACTACCGTTCCACCTTCGATGATGCTCGTTCTAGGCTGCAAACTGCCCCCACGCAAGCTCTCTCAGAACGTAATTTGACTTTAAGGCAGGTGGAACAACAGCAAGAGGAGTTAGTGGATCTCATAgatcaaatggaaattgAAGTTAATAGCGCTATTCCAAATGGTCAAGAACGTGCAAATTATAAGGCAAAATTACGTGGATACCGCAAACAAGTTCAAAATGATTTAAGGCAACCATTACAACAGTTAATTGATTCAACAGATAGAGATCTGTTATTTGGCGAGCagaatcatcaatttgatcATCTAGACGATGATCAAAGGCAACAACTTTTATCGAATCATTCAATTTTACAAGGTACAGGTGATAGATTGAGAGATGCTACTAGGATTGCTACGGAAACTGAGGGTATCGGTTCAAATATCATGAATGATTTAAGGTCACAGAGGGAGACTTTGGAGAATGCCAGACAAACTCTTTTCACCGCTGATTCATACGTGGATAAAAGTATTCGTACACTAAAGACAATGAGTCGTAGGTTAGTAGCTAATAAATTTATCAGCTATGCCATCATCGCCGTTTTGATTCTATTAATCCTATTAGttctattttcaaaattcaGATCCTAATCTAGTATCAAAATCTCCCACAGGTAACTGCTGCAATGCTATATATAAGGTTAGGATTGAAACAGATATTTTCTTTCTATTCAGGTCGACACATATATTAAAATTATAAACttgcaaaaaaaaaaaaaattcaagagatAAAGCCATAACATTAACCATAAAGTTATTTGTTTTCGTTGTATTGACAAGACAATTCCGGTTTAACTTCTTCTAGATTTCCACCGGAACCTCCACCAAAGGTTAAACCACCAATCTTGTCCTTCAAATGCTCGATCAACTTCGATTCAGACTTATGGGCATCTGAAGAGTTC
It encodes the following:
- the VTI1 gene encoding v-SNARE protein VTI1 (similar to uniprot|Q04338 Saccharomyces cerevisiae YMR197C VTI1 Involved in cis-Golgi membrane traffic Vti1p is a v-SNARE that interacts with two t-SNARES Sed5p and Pep12p) encodes the protein MSALLTSYESDYRSTFDDARSRLQTAPTQALSERNLTLRQVEQQQEELVDLIDQMEIEVNSAIPNGQERANYKAKLRGYRKQVQNDLRQPLQQLIDSTDRDLLFGEQNHQFDHLDDDQRQQLLSNHSILQGTGDRLRDATRIATETEGIGSNIMNDLRSQRETLENARQTLFTADSYVDKSIRTLKTMSRRLVANKFISYAIIAVLILLILLVLFSKFRS